The following are encoded in a window of Dictyostelium discoideum AX4 chromosome 6 chromosome, whole genome shotgun sequence genomic DNA:
- the gefF gene encoding Ras guanine nucleotide exchange factor produces the protein MTDKLKFKTSLLNKVPPPPPKSNQPSPSTSTPASPNVNSTNNSPSVSPATTSPIPSPGMSPLLTPENNNNNTNIPHQTSLLNNSISNKSSVSFLNNSGGNTINKSSPLSQSSSNIKNGGPIRTSTTLAQFSGSSLPNTENSSPPPSSSLISSSSSPTAESLLYSEDSIASGGTVTVDPNTKNGNIYNGNGLRNNSADILPHNNHTYCVGDDGFYLFGGTLPDGSYTNDFYTFQFAIKAWTILTFGSAPSIRTRHTGVLYNNSMYIFGGYSPSGPKNDIYVFSFDTQTWSEVQTEGTKPSPRYGHTAVVESGHMIVFGGISCDQTTKQQTVNNDIFSLNLDTKQWSQVLSTCPPSPRTHHTATMHKGNMYVFGGQDQQSNQVEDIVHCYTWASNSWKSIQFEGSSMTPRSDHSAVLFQDSIFISGGSSKSQTSQNLEIYEYDLYQKKCFKISSSTIVQNRISHSSVVKGNSILFWGGCTDNSFDYFSFGKDEFEEDYQDDYESNRVQNIPKELWEASLMKKHPEILELREKTLAFTGSKSFAKTLATPSFSENRLALSHQFVLQLIMEYLERNTYHKVIAAIQKESGVLHQPTESGESRLVSLLRLVKPRLRNKNVFDTDLSLFSKEEGNDPEVAVVDHLYHDYRHFDEEEDINVWEEGEDNNRNIRKVETDNNKVQIKAATFNKLIHYLAPKEKAFDPNFLKVFLYTHSSFTTSEKLLKKLIQRYQVPNSNANEPKYKSEVVEPVRQRVVDVLKYWVDKCPWDFNAGPTSSVLVATLNNFIDGSLTRDGNSNIKKLRELKKKLQHEDVRPYSEPPPEPKVPKNIFSPQLTLAHIDELEIARQMTLVESKLFGAIPPPEFMVRVIGYGEFQYNMATSPNLMTFVNRATDVSRWIVHTVLNESRDKKNKMKMLDKFIKTTECLRQLNNFQTLHSVLQGLQHPLLLSRPDLFTPRHREIIADHEMLFSKIDNYKLYREALARSQPACVPWIDIIREDFAQIERDQPSNMNNLINFTKRQNLYEILSKIGHYQFPYNLQIVHQVATFVNKLPKYSEYDLNLLSESLQSQVNSPLAGVYQPSLIGTTGSSSSINLGSARELNNSNRDSNNITGSSSNNNSNSSNSLSPIVKL, from the exons atgaCAGATaagttaaaatttaaaacatccTTATTAAACAAGGtaccacctccaccaccaaaatcaaatcaaccatcaccatcaacaagTACACCAGCATCACCAAATGTAAACTCAACCAATAATTCACCATCTGTATCACCAGCAACTACATCACCAATTCCATCACCAGGGATGTCACCATTATTAACAccagaaaataataataataatacaaatatacCTCATCAAACCTCCTTACTAAACAATAGCATTTCTAATAAATCATCAGTATCATTCCTAAACaatagtggtggtaataCAATCAATAAATCTTCACCACTTTCACAATCATCaagtaatattaaaa atGGTGGACCAATTAGAACTAGTACAACATTAGCACAATTTAGTGGTAGTTCATTACCAAATACAGAGaattcatcaccaccaccatcatcatcattaatatcatcatcatcatcaccaacagCAGAATCATTATTGTATTCAGAGGATTCAATTGCAAGTGGTGGTACAGTTACAGTGGATCCGAATACAAAGAATggtaatatatataatggtaatggtttaAGAAATAATAGTGCTGATATCTTACCACATAATAATCATACATATTGTGTTGGAGATGATGGTTTCTATTTATTTGGTGGTACATTACCTGATGGTTCTTATACAAATGATTTTTATACTTTTCAATTTg ctATTAAAGCATGGACTATACTCACATTTGGTAGTGCACCATCAATTAGAACTAGACATACTGGtgtattatataataattcaatgtATATATTTGGTGGTTATAGTCCATCTGGTCCAAAGAATGATATTTATGTATTTTCTTTCG atacacAAACATGGTCAGAAGTTCAAACAGAAGGTACTAAACCATCACCAAGATATGGTCATACAGCAGTTGTAGAGAGTGGACATATGATTGTATTTGGTGGTATTTCATGTGACCAAACAACCAAACAACAAACAGTAAACAATgatattttttcattaaatttagataCTAAACAATGGAGTCAAGTCTTGTCAACATGTCCACCATCACCAAGAACACATCATACAGCAACAATGCACAAAGGTAATATGTATGTATTTGGTGGTCAAGATCAACAATCGAATCAAGTTGAGGATATAGTTCATTGTTATACTTGGGCAAGTAATTCTTggaaatcaattcaattcgAAGGTTCCTCAATGACACCACGTTCCGATCATTCCGCTGTACTCTTTCAAGATAGTATTTTCATTTCTGGTGGTAGTTCAAAATCACAAACTTCtcaaaatttagaaatttatGAATATGATTTAT ATCAAAagaaatgttttaaaatatcatcatcaacaattgTCCAAAATCGTATTTCACATTCATCAGTTGTTAAAGGAAATTCTATATTATTTTGGGGTGGTTGTACAgataattcatttgattatttctCATTTGGTAAAgatgaatttgaagaagATTATCAAGATG attatgAATCAAATAGAGTTCAAAATATACCAAAAGAATTATGGGAAGCatcattaatgaaaaaacatccagaaattttagaattaaGAGAAAAGACATTAGCATTTACAGGTAGTAAATCATTTGCAAAAACTTTGGCAACACCATCATTTTCAGAGAATAGATTAGCATTGTCACATCAATTTGTACTTCAATTAATTATGGAATATTTGGAGAGAAATACATATCATAAAGTGATTGCAGCCATTCAAAAAGAGTCTGGTGTATTACATCAACCAACTGAATCTGGAGAGAGTCGTTTGGTTTCATTGTTACGTTTAGTTAAACCACGTTTAAGAAATAAGAATGTTTTCGATACAGATTTATCACTATTCTCCAAAGAGGAAGGTAATGATCCAGAGGTGGCAGTGGTAGATCATCTCTATCACGACTATCGTCATTTCGACGAGGAAGAGGATATCAACGTTTGGGAGGAGGGTGAAGATAACAATAGAAATATTAGAAAAGTTGAAaccgataataataaagttcaAATCAAAGCGGCAACATTCaataaattgattcattatctCGCACCAAAGGAGAAAGCATTCGATCCAAATTTCCTCAAGGTTTTCCTCTACACTCATTCATCATTCACAACATCTGAGAAATtgttaaagaaattgattcaaCGTTATCAAGtaccaaattcaaatgcAAACGAACCAAAATATAAGAGTGAAGTGGTTGAACCAGTTCGTCAACGTGTTGTTGATGTATTGAAATATTGGGTAGATAAATGTCCATGGGATTTCAATGCAGGTCCGACCTCTTCGGTTTTGGTTGCCACACTCAATAATTTCATCGATGGTTCATTGACTCGTGATGGTAATTCAAACATTAAGAAATTGAGAGAACTTAAAAAGAAACTTCAACATGAGGATGTTAGACCCTACAGTGAACCACCACCCGAACCAAAAGTACCAAAGAATATTTTCTCACCTCAACTTACTTTGGCTCATATCGATGAGTTGGAAATTGCAAGACAAATGACACTTGTAGAATCGAAATTGTTTGGTGCCATTCCACCACCAGAGTTTATGGTACGTGTAATTGGCTATGGTGAGTTTCAATATAATATGGCCACCTCTCCAAATCTTATGACATTTGTTAATCGTGCCACCGATGTTTCACGTTGGATCGTCCATACCGTACTAAATGAAAGTCGTGATAAAAagaacaaaatgaaaatgttgGATAAATTCATAAAGACAACCGAATGTCTTAGACAATTGAATAATTTCCAAACTTTACATTCAGTACTTCAAGGTCTTCAACATCCATTACTTTTATCGCGTCCAGATTTATTCACACCACGTCATCGTGAAATCATTGCCGATCATGAGATGTTATTctcaaaaattgataattacAAATTGTATCGTGAAGCTTTGGCTAGATCTCAACCAGCTTGCGTTCCTTGGATCGATATTATTCGTGAGGACTTTGCTCAAATCGAAAGAGATCAACCTTCAAATATGAACAATTTAATCAATTTCACAAAGAGACAAAATCTCTATGAAATCCTCTCAAAGATTGGTCATTATCAATTCCCTTACAATCTTCAAATCGTTCATCAAGTTGCTACCTTTGTAAACAAATTACCAAAATACTCTGAATACGATTTGAATCTATTGTCCGAATCTTTACAATCTCAAGTCAATAGTCCTTTGGCTGGTGTTTATCAACCAAGTTTAATTGGTACTACTGGTTCTTCAAGTTCAATCAATTTAGGTAGTGCCagagaattaaataattcaaatagagattcaaataatattactgGTTCAAgtagtaacaataatagtaatagttcAAATAGTTTAAGTccaattgttaaattataa
- the CSN6 gene encoding COP9 signalosome complex subunit 6, with amino-acid sequence MTDTTTTTTTDANKLVLEKSANSSGLEVDLHPLVLINISDHFTRTKVQSNYQDNCRVIGVILGVQNGRNVEICNSFEMVYATVDKQLVLDIEYLRKKYEQLFPLYDLLGWYSTGSQVSKDDILLHKQISEHNESPLYLMLDTDSPKSKDLPVIIYESELHIVNDEPTTIFVKTPYKIQTGEAERIGVNHIAKVTPSGSEGSGLTSHLFTMHNAISMLNIRVKALSDYLQAVKEKRLPYEQNILRKASSLCNQLPTIDTHDFKKSYLQEYNDVLLVTYLASITKTSASLNDTIDKYLVSNEKQSKRRFYQ; translated from the exons atgacagatacaacaactacaaccactACAGATGCAAATAAATTAGTATTAGAAAAGAGTGCAAATAGCTCAGGTTTAGAAGTTGATCTTCATCCAttggttttaattaatattagtgATCACTTTACACGTACAAAAGTTCAAAGTAATTATCAAGATAATTGTAGAGTAATTGGTGTTATTCTTGGTGTACAAAATGGTAGAAATGTTGAAATTTGCAACTCTTTTGAAATGGTTTATGCAACTGTTGATAAACAATTAGTTTTGgatattgaatatttaagAAAGAAATATGAACAAT TATTTCCATTATATGATTTATTAGGTTGGTACTCAACTGGTAGCCAAGTTTCAAAGgatgatattttattacaCAAACAA atttcAGAACATAATGAAAGTCCACTTTATTTAATGTTGGATACAGATTCACCAAAGAGTAAAGATTTACCAGTTATTATTTATGAATCAGAGTTACATATTGTAAATGATGAACCAACTACAATATTTGTTAAAACTCCATACAAAATCCAAACTGGTGAAGCTGAAAGAATTGGTGTAAATCATATTGCTAAAGTAACTCCTTCTGGTAGTGAAGGTTCTGGTt taACAAGCCATTTATTCACAATGCATAATGCTATTTCAATGTTAAATATTCGTGTCAAAGCCCTTAGTGATTATTTGCAAGCAGTTAAAGAGAAAAGATTACCATATgaacaaaatattttaagaAAAGCCTCAAGTTTATGCAATCAATTACCAACTATTGATACtcatgattttaaaaaatcttattTACAAGAATACAATGATGTTTTATTAGTTACTTATCTTGCCTCAATCACTAAAACCTCTGCTTCTCTCAATGATACCATCGATAAATATTTagtttcaaatgaaaaacaatcaaaGAGAAGATTTTACCAATAA
- the tagA gene encoding ABC transporter B family protein: protein MNKKLFIFGLSLFLFLFIFNLSLSLKLSSKNNFYNHNHINNQIHRNNEGNNKLSKLIHLHNDVIDTTISNRDNILFNKKSLNQKSKGSLFLVHLNGPIEKQVHNELIKQLDQLFNGGEIIHYIPDNTYLISMIGSDNNDNNNNNKIELINRLKELIPSIQWLKPLEPRLKISPLFKQNQFQGDNQNEIDQLRIYYHENSNQQSNDIDNIISESSLTLVEKELISNNNNNNNNVLITVNLKNSKLSLESIIYKISTRSLVYWIEPSSSKLIKHTPSNKFAHYSIQSGSASTTSTPIWDVIGIKGDGEIVGCADTGIDINHCFFYDTNPIGSTHRKIISYSSGNGDQIDEIDGHGTHIVGTIIGSTTVDPSVSEFSGGAPNSKVAFVDLQVGSGNGLSIQSNLTAIYQSTYDQNAKVHCDAWNSNIGPFYTGVTEMIDRFQWDHPDFLVVRSAGNNVNFGFNSIYTLSQESTSKNSLVVGSSNQPSSTYLSSIDYWDWDFIYNSIRTSVCTQGQSIYGITCSDVPTQTTSVDIQTQCCSNPILAKICCSTEIQQQYQTNSTVYSEFIPSLFSGVGPTSDGRLKPDLLAPGSPIISSRSLGPSSTINHCSPITSGIATSALIAMEGSSQAAAVATSAAVLVRQYYRDGYFINGKVNSSVGFQPSASLVKATLINTASINVDSTLEYSQGFGNIQLSKLITTTNAQTTSLDIPSSIEKADPIINTGETNSYCFSLDSKADIDITLVWTDPAGSPLSTFTLVNNLDLALLAFVDGELSIYSGNSETIFKNTSQVIFDQLNNVEVIRIKDAPIGSYDVKIFGTNIVIPNQSYSVVIRTSGGTTLMKESECAQCFYDPNDDQSQMCEFDNGIGTQYCKDDNRFSKCVVYECNTGYVFDNGITKSCVTTLALTLYDIVLLGIFGIIIVGAVIFVLVCYKSKSLDQNKYFSLSKDKGGDGNSIRSNSVAGNNNNNNNNNNNNNNNNNNNNNNNNNNNNNNNNNSNGKQSNIELNSVGGGDDGTPNGDDQQQQNNSPQYDEDGRLISGQEVEISIFEVISLGKPESKILGLALFLSFIDVALGLAVPLVAANIFDYLYAGETGKISTTILTFALIIIGMIIVQFLSGILLALAGHRIIARLRREMFASLLKQDMAFFNERKTGELMSRLASDVSSVRSIISDSIPHMIIQIATIGGTLIMLFIISWKLSLVVLCPLPILLVFSKFYGGYIEVISVKVQDALADAATHAAETLFNMKTVRWFSAEEREVAKFSKLISVSYKIALKMTIWNGIYSSTSGIFEQLSVFILLWYGSSLVSNGDLTPSMLIAFNLFLPFITGAVTQVASLYTTYKSYKGSSYRFFEIMQRVPDIQGEGGITRTKVRGDIQFNKVSFAYSSNPDQLVLEKIDIKFEPGTITALIGPSGGGKSTMLSLIGRLYNIDGGSITLDGTNIKDFNVPNLHEHISIVNQEPSLFSGSIAENIMFGKPTATRSEIIEACKQANAHDFITAMPEGYDTLIGERGTALSGGQKQRIAIARTIIKNPTVLLLDETTSELDVESEKLVQDSIDKLVVGRTVIIVAHRLTTILTADIIAVVSDSTISEMGTPEELLAKKGMFYDFVQIQYGKQGEELDIQLPSNSRNTRNADKLRNRSETIKQIAKINNIIPIHRPQRGDDDNEDDENNSGQGSSRSPPPMWRQAKKNANVNKSMLLTRRNTHVQHQSSSGGWQKGNVDDKLQRVLQKSRKKGFMNNQDHKDIKATLVLY from the exons atgaataaaaaattatttatttttggattatcattatttttatttttatttatatttaatttatcattaagtttaaaattatcatctaaaaataacttttataatcataatcatataaataatcaaattcatAGAAATAATGaaggtaataataaattatcaaaattaattcatttacaTAATGATGTAATTGATACAACCATTTCAAATAgagataatattttatttaataagaaatctttaaatcaaaaatcaaagggaagtttatttttagtcCATTTAAATGGaccaattgaaaaacaagtacataatgaattaataaaacaattggatcaattatttaatggtgGTGAAATTATTCATTATATTCCTGATAATACTTATTTAATATCAATGATTGGTAGTGAcaacaatgataataataataataacaaaattgaattaattaatagattaaaagaattaataccATCAATTCAATGGTTAAAACCATTAGAACCaagattaaaaatttcaccattatttaaacaaaatcaattcCAAGGTgataatcaaaatgaaattgatcaacttagaatttattatcatgaaaatagtaatcaacaatcaaatgatattgataatattatttcaGAATCATCATTAACTTTGgttgaaaaagaattaatttcaaataataataataataataataatgttttaattacagttaatttaaaaaatagtaaattatcattagaatcaataatttataaaatttcaacaagGTCATTAGTTTATTGGATTGAACCAAGTTCaagtaaattaattaaacataCACCAAGTAATAAATTTGCTCACTATTCAATTCAAAGTGGTAGTGCATCTACAACTTCAACCCCAATTTGGGATGTTATTGGAATTAAAGGTGATGGTGAAATTGTTGGTTGTGCAGATACtggtattgatattaatCATTGTTTCTTTTATGATACAAATCCAATTGGTTCGACTCATAGAAAAATCATTTCTTATTCAAGTGGAAATGGTGATCAAATCGATGAAATTGATGGTCATGGTACTCATATTGTTGGTACTATTATAGGCTCAACTACTGTGGATCCAAGTGTTTCAGAATTTAGTGGTGGCGCTCCAAATTCAAAGGTTGCATTCGTTGATTTACAAGTTGGTAGTGGTAATGGATTatcaattcaatcaaattTAACAGCAATCTATCAATCAACCTATGATCAAAATGCAAAAGTACATTGTGATGCATGGAATTCAAATATTGGTCCATTCTATACTGGTGTCACTGAAATGATAGATAGATTCCAATGGGACCACCCAGATTTCCTTGTAGTTAGATCAGCAGGAAATAATGTAAACTTTGGTTTCAATTCAATCTATACCTTATCACAAGAATCAACTAGTAAAAATTCATTGGTAGTTGGTAGTTCAAATCAACCATCAAGTACCtatttatcatcaattgattaTTGGGACTGGGATTTCatttataattcaattagAACTTCAGTTTGTACTCAAGGTCAATCTATTTATGGTATAACTTGTTCAGATGTACCAACTCAAACAACCTCTGTCGATATTCAAACTCAATGTTGTTCAAATCCAATTTTGGCTAAAATTTGTTGTTCAACtgaaattcaacaacaatatcaaacCAATTCAACAGTTTATAGTGAATTCATTCCAAGTTTATTTAGTGGTGTTGGTCCAACATCTGATGGTCGTTTGAAACCAGATTTATTAGCACCAGGTTCACCAATTATTTCATCACGTTCTTTGGGTCCATCATCAACCATTAATCATTGTTCACCAATTACATCAGGTATTGCAACATCGGCTTTAATCGCTATGGAAGGTTCAAGTCAAGCAGCTGCTGTCGCTACAAGTGCCGCAGTTTTAGTTCGTCAATACTATAGAGAtggttattttattaatggtAAAGTTAATTCATCTGTGGGATTCCAACCATCAGCATCATTGGTTAAAGCAACCTTAATCAATACTGCAAGTATTAATGTTGATTCAACATTAGAATATTCACAAGGATTTGGTAATATTCAACTTTCAAAGTTAATCACAACTACAAATGCCCAAACCACATCTTTAGACATTccatcatcaattgaaaaagctGATCCAATAATTAATACTGGTGAAACCAATTCATATTGTTTCTCACTCGATAGTAAAGCAGATATTGATATAACATTGGTTTGGACAGATCCTGCCGGTTCACCATTATCAACATTTACTTTGGTAAATAATTTGGATTTAGCTTTACTTGCATTTGTTGATGGTGAACTTTCAATATATTCAGGAAATAGTGaaaccattttcaaaaatacaAGCCAAGTAATTTtcgatcaattaaataatgttgaAGTCATTAGAATTAAGGATGCACCAATTGGTAGTTATGAtgttaaaatatttggtACAAATATTGTAATTCCAAATCAATCCTATTCAGTTGTAATTAGAACTTCCGGTGGTACAACTTTAATGAAGGAATCAGAATGTGCTCAATGTTTCTATGATCCAAATGATGATCAATCTCAAATGtgtgaatttgataatggtATTGGTACACAATATTGTAAAGATGATAATAGATTTTCAAAATGTGTCGTCTATGAATGTAATACAGGTTATGTCTTTGATAATGGTATCACAAAGTCTTGTGTAACCACCTTGGCATTAACACTCTATGATATTGTATTATTGGGTATTTTTGGTATAATTATTGTTGGTGCTGTAATATTTGTTTTGGTTTGTTATAAATCTAAATCATTggatcaaaataaatatttttcattatcaaaagaTAAAGGAGGTGATGGAAATTCAATAAGATCAAATAGTGTTgctggaaataataataataataataataataataataataataataataataataataataataataataataataataataataataataataataataataatagtaatggaaaacaatcaaatattgaattaaattcagttggtggtggtgatgatggtactccaaatggtgatgatcaacaacaacaaaataactCACCACAATATGATGAAGATGGAAGATTAATTTCAGGTCAAGAAgttgaaatttcaatatttgaagTAATTTCATTAGGTAAACCAGAAAGTAAAATCTTGGGTTTagcattatttttatcattcatTGATGTTGCATTAGGTTTAGCAGTACCATTAGTAGCAGCCAATATTTTCGATTATTTATATGCAGGTGAAACGGGTAAAATCTCAACAACTATTTTAACATTTGCCTTAATTATCATTGGTATGATTATTGTTCAATTCTTGTCTGGTATTTTATTAGCTTTGGCAGGTCACAGAATTATTGCAAGACTACGTCGTGAAATGTTTGCATCCCTTTTGAAACAAGATATGGCATTCTTTAATGAAAGAAAAACTGGTGAACTAATGAGTCGTTTAGCAAGTGATGTATCATCAGTACGTTCAATTATCTCTGATAGTATTCCACATATGATCATTCAAATTGCTACCATTGGTGGTACATTAATTATGTTATTTATTATCTCTTGGAAGTTATCATTGGTTGTACTTTGTCCATTACCAATTCTATTGGTTTTCTCAAAATTCTATGGTGGTTATATTGAAGTTATCTCTGTTAAAGTTCAAGATGCTTTGGCCGATGCTGCAACTCATGCAGCTGAAACTTTATTCAATATGAAAACCGTTCGTTGGTTCTCTGCTGAAGAAAGAGAAGTTgcaaaattctcaaaacTTATTAGTGTATCTTATAAAATTGCTTTAAAAATGACAATTTGGAATGGTATTTATTCTTCAACTTCTGGTATTTTTGAACAATTATCAGTATTT atTTTATTATGGTATGGTTCATCATTAGTTAGTAATGGTGATTTAACACCATCAATGCTAATtgcttttaatttatttttaccatttaTTACTGGAGCAGTTACACAAGTTGCATCATTGTATACAACCTATAAATCCTATAAAGGATCTAGTTATAGATTCTTTGAAATTATGCAACGTGTACCGGATATCCAAGGAGAAGGTGGTATAACTCGTACTAAAGTTCGTGGTGATATTCAATTTAATAAGGTTAGTTTCGCATATTCATCAAATCCTGATCAACTAGTTTTGGAAAAGATTGATATCAAATTTGAACCAGGTACAATTACAGCATTAATTGGTCCATCAGGTGGTGGTAAATCAACTATGCTTTCATTGATTGGTAGATTATATAATATCGATGGTGGTTCAATTACATTGGATGGCACAAACATTAAAGATTTCAATGTACCAAATCTTCATGAACATATCTCAATTGTAAATCAAGAACCATCATTATTTAGTGGCTCAATTGCAGAGAATATTATGTTTGGTAAACCAACTGCAACCCGTTCAGAGATTATTGAAGCATGTAAACAAGCAAATGCCCATGATTTCATCACTGCAATGCCAGAAGGTTACGATACATTAATTGGTGAACGTGGTACAGCTTTATCAGGTGGTCAAAAGCAACGTATCGCAATTGCACGTACTATCATCAAAAATCCAACCGTTCTCTTATTGGATGAAACCACTAGTGAGTTGGATGTAGAAAGTGAGAAATTAGTTCAAGATTCCATTGATAAATTAGTAGTAGGCCGTACAGTTATCATTGTAGCTCATCGTCTTACAACAATTCTAACCGCTGATATCATTGCCGTAGTAAGTGATTCAACCATCTCTGAAATGGGTACACCAGAGGAATTGTTGGCAAAGAAGGGTATGTTTTATGATTTCGTTCAAATTCAATATGGTAAACAAGGTGAAGAACTTGATATTCAATTACCAAGTAATAGTAGAAATACTAGAAATGCTGATAAATTACGTAATCGTTCTGAAACTATCAAACAAATtgctaaaattaataatatcataCCAATTCATCGTCCACAACGTGGCGACGACGACAACGAAGATGACGAAAATAATAGTGGCCAAGGTTCATCACgttcaccaccaccaatgtGGAGACAAGCCAAGAAGAATGCAAatgttaataaatcaatGTTATTAACTCGTCGTAATACTCATGTACAACATCAATCATCATCGGGTGGTTGGCAAAAAGGTAATGTTGATGATAAACTTCAAAGAGTTTTACAAAAATCAAGAAAGAAAGGTTTCATGAATAATCAAGACCATAAAGACATTAAAGCAACACTtgtattatattaa